Genomic DNA from Niallia circulans:
GTCATGGAGAACCATAACAATGGTAATGCCATGTACTTGATTTAACTCTTTAATTAAGGAAAGCAGCTCTAGTTGATGATAAATATCCAAGTACGTTGTTGGTTCATCTAAAAACAAGATTTCTGTTTTTTGGGCAAGTGCTAAAGCAATCCAGACTCGCTGTCTTTGCCCCCCTGATAATGCACTTACAGGAGTATCCTTGTAGTTTTGCAGTTTCGTACATTCTAATGCCCACTCAATGGCATCTTTATCATCATCATTTTCCTGTTTCCAGATTTTTTTGTAAGGTATTCTCCCAAATTGGATTAGCTCCACAACAGTCATATCCTCTGAGATATGGTTTGTCTGGTTTACCATGGCAATTTTTCTGGCAAAGTCCTTCTGTTTATAGGAATAAATATCCTTCCCATCAAGTGTAATCGAACCAGCGGAGTGTTTTTGACCTCTTGCCAGAAGAGATAATAATGTTGATTTGCCGCAGCCATTTGGTCCAATTATAGTTGTTATTTTATTGTGTTCTATCTTTCCTTCCAAACTTTCCATAAAAGCTTTGTCATCATAAGAGAAGGAGAGCTCTTTAAACTCCATTTAATTTATCCCCCTTTCTCAACAAAAAGATCAAAAATGGTCCGCCGATTACTGCCATTATCGTTGAAGCTGGTATTTCCAATGGTGCAATCAACAGCCTTCCGAAAGTATCGGCAGTCAAAATTAAAAAGGCGCCTGCTAATGCGGAAAAGGGTATTAAAATATGGTGATTTGTTCCGACTAGCTGTCTTGAAATATGAGGGATTATTAACCCGGCAAAGACTATAATTCCGGCAATAGATGTTGCAACAGCTGCGAGAAAAACAGCAATAACAGAAATAAGAATTCGGACTAGCTGGATATTCACTCCTAGCTGGACAACCTTCTTATCTTGTAATTTCAGCATGTTACACCATGGGCTTACTAAAAATGCCAAGATTATTCCAAGCAATCCTAATGGCACAATCAACTCAACATCCTCCCATGTTTTCATGGTTAAATTTGAGGCATTGGATGCGCCCACTGTTACATTGAAATAAGCACAAATATTAACTAAGGCTTCTCTTAATCCTGTAAACATAGCGCTCACTGCTATCCCTGTCAGGATAACTCGTAAAGGCTTCAAGCCGGATTTCCACGAAAGCATGTAAATAATACAGCAAGATACCGCTCCTCCTAAGAAGGCAAACAGCGTACTGCTGATAAACAACGAAGGTAAAAACAACAGTCCAAATAAGGTAAAAAAGCTTGCGCCAGCTGAAATACCCATGATCCCGGCATCTGCTAACGGATTTCTCATAACTGACTGAAACAGCACACCTGACACAGCCAAAATTGCACCTGTGAGGATGGAAACGATAATCCTCGGGAATCTGAGGTCGATAATGACATTTACTTCTTCACTATTACGGTGAAGTACTCCATCCACCAATGTCATCATGCTTACAGAAATACTGCCCTTTGCAGCCGAATAAACGGTCACGCCAACAAGTGCTACAATTACAACAATAAAACTAATGATTTTCTTATTCATGCATCTCTTCCTTTACGCTACTCATACATCATTTCCATAAGCTGATCTAATGCTTGGGTGATGTTTAAATTAGCAGTTGTAGCGAAAATCGGCTCTTCCAAGTCGTACACTTTTCCGTTTTTCACTGCGTTAAAATGCTTCCAAATATCATTTTCTGCAAATTCCTTATCAAATTCTTTGGCGACTTGGTCTGGCACACCATGTGATAAACGTAAAATAATATCTGGATTGGTTTGCTGCAGAAACTCTGTATTTGCTGATATGTATTCTGCCGCCTGACCCTCCACAGCATTTTTCCCACCCATTACTTCCACTAAATTGCCGACATACGAATTTTCAGTCGCAACAAGATAGCTTGCACCAGGGACACCGAGCAATATTAGAACAACTGGCTGCTCCTTGTCCTTTGTTTCATCCTTGATTTCATTAACCTTTGATTCAATGGAGTCAACCAGCGTCTTGGCATTATCAGCTCGATCATATTTTGCTCCAAGCTCATTTATAGACTGAATCATATTATCGACGCTTTCCAAATTCACAAAGGATGCTGGAATTTTCATGCTCTCAAACTTTTCGCTTAAGTCATATTCCAATGTCGTGACAGATAGTACCTCTGTCGGCTTAAGAGATTTGATGATTTCCATATCAGGGCTCATCGGATTTCCTACTTCTACCACATCTTTATAT
This window encodes:
- the isdE gene encoding heme ABC transporter substrate-binding protein IsdE, whose product is MKYVKAWLFLSICLLLVSCSAQKSEVKSSKPAETDTEQTVVATTLAVAEIMDKLEVDLAGVPTTQYTLPERYKDVVEVGNPMSPDMEIIKSLKPTEVLSVTTLEYDLSEKFESMKIPASFVNLESVDNMIQSINELGAKYDRADNAKTLVDSIESKVNEIKDETKDKEQPVVLILLGVPGASYLVATENSYVGNLVEVMGGKNAVEGQAAEYISANTEFLQQTNPDIILRLSHGVPDQVAKEFDKEFAENDIWKHFNAVKNGKVYDLEEPIFATTANLNITQALDQLMEMMYE
- a CDS encoding ABC transporter ATP-binding protein — encoded protein: MEFKELSFSYDDKAFMESLEGKIEHNKITTIIGPNGCGKSTLLSLLARGQKHSAGSITLDGKDIYSYKQKDFARKIAMVNQTNHISEDMTVVELIQFGRIPYKKIWKQENDDDKDAIEWALECTKLQNYKDTPVSALSGGQRQRVWIALALAQKTEILFLDEPTTYLDIYHQLELLSLIKELNQVHGITIVMVLHDMNQALRYSDMVIVMKAGAIKAYGPPEQVITQEKIKEIYDVHIAVNEDDKTGLYIVPLSI
- a CDS encoding FecCD family ABC transporter permease encodes the protein MNKKIISFIVVIVALVGVTVYSAAKGSISVSMMTLVDGVLHRNSEEVNVIIDLRFPRIIVSILTGAILAVSGVLFQSVMRNPLADAGIMGISAGASFFTLFGLLFLPSLFISSTLFAFLGGAVSCCIIYMLSWKSGLKPLRVILTGIAVSAMFTGLREALVNICAYFNVTVGASNASNLTMKTWEDVELIVPLGLLGIILAFLVSPWCNMLKLQDKKVVQLGVNIQLVRILISVIAVFLAAVATSIAGIIVFAGLIIPHISRQLVGTNHHILIPFSALAGAFLILTADTFGRLLIAPLEIPASTIMAVIGGPFLIFLLRKGDKLNGV